From the genome of Phoenix dactylifera cultivar Barhee BC4 chromosome 17, palm_55x_up_171113_PBpolish2nd_filt_p, whole genome shotgun sequence:
AGAAAATGAGAAGTAGAAAAATTTGAACATGAAGTCTCACCTGGAGCGATGTATCCAACCGATCCTTTTATCGCCGCCAAGCTAGTAGATATGGAGAATGAGTTAGTAGATTCAAAGAGAAACTTCGCTAGCCCGAAGTCGCTCACACGGGCAGTCATGTCACCGTCCAGAAGAATGTTGCTCGGCTTGAGATCACAATGCACGATTGGCACCGGGCTGTGATGATGAAGGTAATCCAGTGCAGAAGCCACATCAATGGCTATGCTTACTCTCTGTTCTAAATTCAAATTCCTCATCGGGCATTGCTCATTCACTTCCGGATGCAGCCATCGTTCCAGGCTTCCATTCTCCATAAATTCAAGAACCAATGCTTTGAAATCATTACCTCTAAAATCAACACTAGAGCATGCAGTTATGATTTTGACCAGGTTCCGGTGTCGGATGCTTCTCATGGCCTCACATTCAGCTATGAAACTCCTTGAAGCCCCCTGCTGCTGAAGGTTCAGTATCTTTACAGCAACCACCTTTATATCATCCCAATCCATGATCCCTTTATATACAGAACCGAAACTCCCAACACCAATCAGATTTGCTGAAGAGAACCCATCAGTTGCTGTGACCAATTCGGCGTAAGAGACTCTAACATGTTCTATTCTCATGGTAGCCATGGACGGACGTCTCATTCTTGTCTTTCGAGTCCGATAAAGTACCATGAAGAAGAGAATCATAGTTAAGCCTAGAACTCCACTGGCAACTGAGATGATCACTGACAAGATAGCAGCTTTGTGTTTTTTCCCATGGGGTTGGGTAGAGGGGCAGGGTGGCAGGTGCAGTTCATGAATTCCACCACAGATCTTTCGATTTCCAATAAGCGAAAATGCGCTCATATTTGCAAAGACCCCACCTAGCGGAACCTCACCTTCAAGGTCGTTGAAAGAGAGATTCAGAAACTGGAGCGAGTGAAATATTTGGAGATATTCTGGTACATACCCGgacaagttgttgcttgagaggTCCAGAAATTGAAGGCCCTTTAGATTGGCCAGTGATTTCGGGATTACCCCATCAAAAAAATTACCGCTCATATTAAGGTTTACGAGGACCACGCATTCGCCAATGTTATCAGGGATTTCACCATGCAATCTGTTCTCAGAAACATCGAGGCTATTGACATTTATCATGTTGCCAATTTCTGAAGGTAAGAACCCTTGTAATGCGTTGTGTGATACGTCTAGGAGTTGGGATAGAGAAGACAGGCTAAGAATCTCCATGGGTATTGGGCCTGTAAGCTGATTGTAGGAGAGTTCTAAATACTGCAAGTTCTTGCAGTTTCCAAGGTGGGTTGGAATGCTTCCGCTTAATATGTTTCCTTTCAGAGAGAGCCAATTCAATTGACTGATGTTTCCGAGTGAAGGTGGAATTTGGTCGGAGAAATTATTGTCAGACATATCCAGCTTATGCAGTGCATTAATATTTCCAAGAGATGCAGGGATATTACCCCTGAGAAGGTTTGAATCCATGGCAAGTGCTATCAGGTTTTTCAGGTTCCCCATATTTGAAGGCAGGCTTCCAGATATCTGGTTATGCGAAAAAACAAGGATCATAATATCTGTGGAGAGTTTTGAAATGGAACTGGGTAAGACACCAGAGAGGTTGTTGTTGCTGATATGTAGTGCTCTCAATTTGCTGCAGTTGGTTAGAGCAGCAAGGAAGCTCCAATCGTCGGCCTCCTTGGCTACTAGTTGGTTCCCGAAAAGGAACAGGAGTGACAGGTTCTGTAAGGTTCCAAGGTTACGAGGGATTTTTCCATGGAGATTGTTCACTTGGAACTGTATGTCAAGCAGTCCAGAAGCATTGGATAATGAAGAAGGGATATGTCCGGTGAAGTGATTGACGGCCATGTCGAGATTTGTTAAGTGGGGAAGAACCTATGTCAGATGGGATGGTCCCACTGAGACTGTTGGATATCACACTCAAGACACGGATGCTTGAGAGATTGTAGAGACAGGGAGGAATCATGCCTGATAATTGGTTTTGTGATACATCGAGGCTAGCAAGAGAGGTTAGACGGCACAATGAAGATGGAATGCCCCCTGACAGAGCGTTCCTTGAAAGAACAAAAATGGTGATGGAGGTCAGGTTCCCCAGCCAAGGTGGGATGCTGCCTGCAATCATGTTGTGCGACAAGTCGAGGTAGACCAAAGAGGAGAGGTTGGCCAAAGATGTTGGGACAGTTCCCTTAAGATTATTCGATCGGAGGATCAAGCCGATGAGCTGAGGAAGTGATCCCAACTCATGGGGCACTTGTCCGTTGAGATGGTTGTCGCCTAAGTGAATCCAACTCAGATGTCTGCAGTTGCCAAGACTGGATGGAATTTGTCCTTGTAAAGAATTCATGCTTAGGTTGAGATGTTGCAGCTGGTGCAAATGGCCAAGATCTTGTGGGATGGATCCGTCGAGTTTGTTCTCTTGGAGATTCAGTCTTCTGAGGAAGGTGAGGTTGGCTGTGGATGGTGATATGGTGCCGGACAGGCCATGGGAGGGTAAATCCAGAGCAATTACCCTCTCAGGGTGCCGACTACCACATGTGACGCCTTGCCACTGGCAGAAATGAAGCGACTTGTTGTCCCAGGAGGACAGAGCCCCATATGGATCATGATATATATTGGacttgaatgaaatgagagctgAGTGGTCGCTTACGCTTTTGCTGTTGTTCCCCGCCAAGGAGGTTGCAGTGCTGGTGGTGATAGCAGGAGACTGGggagatgagagcacaaaaggacACAAGAGCAGAAAAGTTGCACGCATGAGAGAAGACCACCAAGAGCATGCCCTCTGTGAGTTGGGGAGATATCCCATGGGCGCTCCTAGGATGTCAAGAGGAAAACAATGAACAATATAGCTTGGTGGAGGCTGTGGATGAAACCTTCTAAATGCATGCAAACTTTATAGTAGGATTTATGGGCCGGTGAATATCTGGAGGAATTGCcgttttacccaaaaaaaaaaaaatctggaggAGTCTCTATTTG
Proteins encoded in this window:
- the LOC120104343 gene encoding receptor kinase-like protein Xa21 → MAVNHFTGHIPSSLSNASGLLDIQFQVNNLHGKIPRNLGTLQNLSLLFLFGNQLVAKEADDWSFLAALTNCSKLRALHISNNNLSGVLPSSISKLSTDIMILVFSHNQISGSLPSNMGNLKNLIALAMDSNLLRGNIPASLGNINALHKLDMSDNNFSDQIPPSLGNISQLNWLSLKGNILSGSIPTHLGNCKNLQYLELSYNQLTGPIPMEILSLSSLSQLLDVSHNALQGFLPSEIGNMINVNSLDVSENRLHGEIPDNIGECVVLVNLNMSGNFFDGVIPKSLANLKGLQFLDLSSNNLSGYVPEYLQIFHSLQFLNLSFNDLEGEVPLGGVFANMSAFSLIGNRKICGGIHELHLPPCPSTQPHGKKHKAAILSVIISVASGVLGLTMILFFMVLYRTRKTRMRRPSMATMRIEHVRVSYAELVTATDGFSSANLIGVGSFGSVYKGIMDWDDIKVVAVKILNLQQQGASRSFIAECEAMRSIRHRNLVKIITACSSVDFRGNDFKALVLEFMENGSLERWLHPEVNEQCPMRNLNLEQRVSIAIDVASALDYLHHHSPVPIVHCDLKPSNILLDGDMTARVSDFGLAKFLFESTNSFSISTSLAAIKGSVGYIAPEYGLGSQVSTRGDVYSYGILLLEIFTGKRPTDATFNESLDLHRFVEMAFPTQIMNIVDPQLIREDYEIINGIQQRCAKQHRIQECLISVMSIGLQCSNKLPKERMHTREIVKKMTAAREILGGV